CCCTCTATGGCTGCGCAGTCCTCGTCGGCACCGAAGGCGCCGAGAGCACAGCGCTCAAACAGCTCGACTCCATCCGCCACAGCGACCACACCCACGTGCGCCGCACAGCGGTGGTGCTATTGGCGTCGAACAAGAACCGCAAGATGTTCGCGTGGGAAGCGGGCATCGACGGGTTCGTGGTGATGCCCGCCGAAGCCGCCAACATCGCGTCCTGCATCGACCAGGTACTGGCCCGGCCACGCCTCGAGCGCTACAACTACCGCCAGGCGATGCTCGACGCAGCCCGCGAGGACTAGGGCCTCGACCTCTCCACCACGACGCCTTGCTCAGAAGCGAGCGAGCACAGCTTCGGCCAATGGTGTGACCGCGTCGACCGGGGTCTCGCCGTCGAGTCGGAGCGAGACGGTCACGGTGCGATCGTCGACGCTGATCGAGATCGTCCGACCGCCGGTGGCTCCCCGGGTCTCCGACGAGACTCCGGGGAATGCGATCGCCTCGTCGCCGAGGCCGGGCAGCTCCTCGTAGCTCGGCATGTTGCCGACATGCATGTCGAAGCGATCGGTTGTCTCCACCACGCCCACGCCGATCATCTGGTTTCCCTCGGCATCCTCCCAGAAGCACTGGGAGTAGGACAGTCCATCGATCGCCACATCGTCCTCGCCCTCGGACGTGGCCGTCCCGATGGCCGCTTCGACCTCCTCGTCGGTGAGGAGGTCACAGGCCGCGGGGAGGTCGAGACCACTATCGGACTCGCTCCCTTCGTCTTGCTCGTCGCCGCCAGCGCCTTCGTCGTCGCCGTCCTCGGGCGGAGCGACGTCGGCCGGATCAGCCGTGGTCTCAGAGGGGGTGTCGACGGGAGACACACCCTCATCATCATCGTCGCCGCCGCAGGCTGCGAACGACCCGAGCGCGAGCACGATCAGTGCGGCGGTGGACAGGTGGCGATGGTGGCGGAACATGGGGCCTCCTCGGTTGGCGCATGAGGGAAACGCCTGAGAGGCCAAAAAGGTTGACAGGTTCCAGCGGCCCGTGACGGCTGGACCCGCTCAGCCCTCGTTGAAGTTCTCCCAGTAGCGGCTGGGCCGGGGGCCGATCTGGCCCTGGTACTTCGAGCCGAGCGTGCCGCTGCCGTAGGGCTGGTCGGCGGGCGTGGTCATCCGGATGAACGAGATCTGGCCGATCTTCATGCCCGGGTACAAGGTGATGGGCAGGCTGGCGACGTTGGACAACTCGAGGGTGAGCTGGCCGTTCCAGCCGGCGTCGACGAACCCGGCAGTCGAGTGGATCAGCAACCCGAGCCGACCGAGGCTGGACTTGCCCTCGAGACGAGCGACGAGATCGTCGGGGACCGCCACCCGCTCTGCCGTGGAGCCGAGCACGAACTCGCCCGGGTGGAGGATGAACGGCTCGGCGCCCTCGGGTAGCTCGACCAGCTCGGTGAGCTCCTCGAGGTTGGCCTTGACGTCGATGTGGCCCATGGTGTGGTTGCGGAACACGCGGAAGTAGCGGTCGAGGTGCAGATCGACCGAGGACGGCTGCACGCATGCAGGGTCGAAGGGGTCGATGGCGATGCGCCCGGCGTCGATCTCTTCGCGGATGGTGCGGTCGGAGAGGATCATCGGCGCCTGACCCTAGTCGGGACGCGAACCGGGACGAGCCGGTGGGGAGAGGCCGGCCCGTCCCGGTTGGTGGAGCCGCAGACCCAGGGGTCAGACGGCTCAGTCCCGATCGACCACGCGGGTCTCGGTGTGGGTGTCTCCCCCTCGGTCGGCGCCGACGAGGATCAAGAGCAGCGAGATCACCAGTCCGATGGAGCCGACGACCATCAAGATGACACCGGCGGTGTTGACGTCGAAGCCTTCGACCTCGGCGGTGACGGCGTAGGTCATCACGGCACCGACGGCGATGAGGACGATGCTGGCTCCTATGGATCCTGCACGCATGAAGGGCCTCCAGATCCTGGCATCCGGGTTCCGCCCGGCACGGTGTGACCCTTGGCTGCTACCCACCCGAAGGCGGGTCAAACACCGTGACGCCGACGCAGGGCTGCGGTGAGGGGATGGATCCCGCGGGACGTGGGTAGCAGGTGTGGTTCGACGACAGCGAGGAGGACGACGAGGCGAGCCTCCCCATCGACCGCTACGAGGACCGGTCCGGAGACGAGACCCGGCACTGAGCCATGCTCACCCTCCGGGATCGCCGAGCGGAGGACCGAGGGACTACGCTCGGCTGACCGCGCGGATGTAGTTCAATGGCAGAACATCAGCTTCCCAAGCTGAGAATGCGGGTTCGATTCCCGTCATCCGCTCTGAGTCTCAGATCATCGGCCCAGGCCAGCCCCGGTTTCTCGGGTACATGGGCCGGATTGCGTCCGGGACCCTGCGAGGGCGGCGCCGACCCTAGCGACGTGGTCCGACGGTCGTGGCGCGAGATCGTGGGACGACGGTTTCCGGACGCGGTTGTCACCGATCGCTCCGCTGTGTGGGCCCAACCGCACGACGGCTACCTCTTCATAGCGTCCAGCCGTGCGGGCCGCCTCGAACTCCCCGGCCTCGTCGTCGTCTCGCGCAAGGGACCTGGAGCGATGGAAGGCGACATCGCGATTGGAGCCAGCATGCATCTCGCGTCGCGTCCTCGCGCCCTCCTCGACAACACTCGAGCCACCCGGAAGCGAACCGACCTTCCCCCGGCAACCTTGTCACGCGCCGAGCTTGCCGACTGGATCGACCACATTTGCGCCGTCGAAGGCGCAGAGCGGGCGAGCAAGTACCGCGACGACGCCGAAGCACTCGCCGACACACTCGATGTGTCACCTGCTCGCGTCGAGACGCTCAACGAGCTCGTTGGCGCCGCGCTCGGCACCCGGGACTCCGCGTCTGGGTCGACGGCGATGAAGGCTCGCTCCGCTGGTGTCCCGTTCGACCAAGGGCGAATCCTTCGCTTCGAGCTGCTCGCCAGCCATCTGCGCGATGTGGTCACGACCCACCCCGCGTTGCCCGCCGACGCAACGCGACGGGCAACCCTCCCCTTCTGGGAGGCGTACTTCTCCAACTTCATCGAGGGCACCGAGTTCACCCCCGATGAGGCCGAGCGCATCGTGTTCGAAGGCGAGATCCCTGCGGCCCGTCCCGAAGACGCCCACGATGTGCTGAGCACGTACCAGCTCGTTTCGGACGAGGCCGTTCTGCGGCGCCGGTCGGGCTCATCCGACGAGTTCATCGAGCTGCTCCGCGACTGGCACCGCCTCATCCTCGGCGGTCGCCCCGACAAGCGGCCCGGCGAGTTCAAGCTCTACCCGAACCAGGCCGGCAACACGGTTACCGTGGCCTTCAACTCCTCGACCCGACCACCGCTGAGGCGGCGATCATGACCCCAGCACCGGGCGGGCAACCGTGATGCTACGCGCCCGCTGCTACCACGGAGTCAGATGCGTGGGAGGACACGAGCCGATCCCGCCACTCCGACTCGGGCACATGGACTGGTGTCGTCGTGTCGAGGAAGTCCTCGAGCAGGGGAAGGAACCGGTCGGCGTTGCGCCACGGCAGGAAGTGTCCGGCGCCCTCGAGTATCTCGAGTCGGGCGTTGGGGATGGCCTCAGCGGTCAGGTAGGCGTGGTCGACGGGAATGATCCGGTCCCGATCACCCCAGACGATCATGGTCGGCAGCGCCTCGGCGAGATAGAGGCGGTCGTGGGCACTCACCCGTTGTCCCGCGATGTCGATCACCGACCGCACGGTGTGGATGAACGCCTGCTGACCACGTCGTTCGGTCAGGGTCGTGTAGCCGCGCCAGATCTCGGACATGGTGTCGGTAGGGCGCAGGCCGACGCGGTGCGCCCATGCTCCCGGGCGCTCGCCGAGCTCGCGGATCTTGCGGTGCAGCAGGAGGGGCACGACGTATTCGGCGCCGGGGAGTGTCACCGCCTTGATGAGCGGGCTGACCTCCTTGCCCAATCCGCCCGAGGCGACCAGCACCAGACGCTGGACCCGTTCGGGGAACTGGTAGGCGAACTGCATGGCAATGCCACCGCCGAGTGAGTGGCCGATCACGGTGGCAGCCCCCAGATCGAGCACCGCGAGCAGATCGCGAATACCGCTGGCGTAGGCGCCGAGCGAGTAGTCACCACGGGGCTTCGCCGACTCACCGTGGCCCAGAAGGTCTGGCGCGATGACCGTGTAGTGCTCGGCCAGGGCCGGCATCACGGCGCGCCATGTCGTGGAGCTCCCGGCGATCCCGTGGATGAGTACGACAAGGGGACCCTCGCCTGCCACCCGATAGGTGACGTCGTGCCCGTGGATCCGAACGCTCTGCTTGCGGATCTCCCCGTCGGGGACAGCGTCAAGATCCGCGTCTGTCATCCACCCATCATGATCTTGACAGCAGTTACTGTCAATTCATTCAGACAGTGATCGCTGTCACGTTCCGCTCATCCTGTGGTTCACTGATGCGGTGGAGGATCCCGACGAGGACTCACCCGAGTACGGACTCACCGAGCTATCTACCCTCTCTGGCGTCTCGGCCCGCACGATCCGCTACTACCAATCCATCGATGTCCTCCCCCGGCCCGACCGTCGAGGGCGCCAGGCGGTCTACGGCGACGATCACCTGGACCGCCTGCGCCTGATCGCCGAACTCCAGGACCGTGGTCTCACGCTGGGCGCGATCAGTCAATTTCTCGGCCAGCGGGCGAGTCCGGGCATCTCGGTCGGCGACTGGCTCGGACTCGACGAGAGCCTCAGAGGGCCTTGGTCCGAGGATCGACCGCGGGTGCTCAGCGACGACGAGTTGGGCGACGAACTCGGAGAGCGGCCGACGGGACTGCGGAGTCGGCTCGAACGGGCCGGCTTCATCGAACGCCAGCCCGAGGGTTGGTGGCTGATCCGAAGTCCTGCCCTTCTCGACCTCGCGCTGCAGCTCTCCGACGCAGGGATCGACATCGACGTGACGGGTCGCGCCACCGATCTGCTGCGTCGACGCATGTCCCGCGCCGTCGACGACCTGATCGACCTGTTCGTCGAGCGGGCGGGGTCTGGGTTTCCCGGACAGGCGGCAGGACCCGAACTCGAGACCGCGCTCGGCTCGCTGAGGCCGATCGCCCGCGAAGCCGCCGGGATCATCCTTGCCCACGAGATCGAGCGTGGGTTGCGCGAGTTGTTCGATGCCGGACCTTCCGCCATGCGCAAGCACGGATCGTCGCGCAAGAACCGACGACACCGATAGCGCTCCTTGGCGTCCTCGGCATCGACATCAAAGACAGATGCACCAGCGGCGACTTCTGGAACGCGCCGGGAGCGAGCTCGTGACCGGATGAGCCGCCGTTGGCTCAGTTCGAGCCTGTGTCGCCCGCCTCGCATGCCTCGCGCTGAACCCTGAACGCCTCGGCCTCAGCCTCCCGGGCCTCCTCCGACTCTGGCTCCTGTCCGGCAAACGGAGGCGGACCACGGCACGGATCATCCGGGAACGGATCGACCGAACCGCGTCGGGCAGGACCTTCGCCAGATCCTCGCCCCTCACCGTCATCGTCATCGTCCGGGCAGTTCGTGTTGCGCCACTCGGAGAACGCCTCGGCCTCAGCCTCCCGGGCCTCCTCCGACTCTGGCTCCTGTCCGGCAAACGGAGGCGGACCACGGCACGGATCATCCGGGAACGGATCGACCGGAACTCCACCCGTCTGCGGGCGGACGTTCTCAGCCGGAAGTGGGTCCGGTGGACCGACCTCGTCTTCCTGAACCGTCACCGCATCGGAGGCAACGTCGATCTCCGGTCCCTCCCGGTCCTGCTGGCCGGGTTCTGATCCCAGGGGGCCGACGGACACGTCCACGGAGTCACCGCCTGTCGCGGCAAGCGCGACGGACCCGCCCAGCGCTACGGCGACGACCGCAGCGACACCCACGACGAAGGGGCGAAGCCGGGCAGCGGTACCAGAGCCCTGTTCCATCACTTCAGTCATCGTCAGCCCGGCACCGGAGGCTACGGGCACGCCCCAGAGGCGACTCGGGTCACGACACCGGTTCGACGGCCTCCAGGGCGGGCGCGAACACCTGAGCGGCGTGGACGTCGTGGCGCTCGGGAGTCGACACCAGCTGGACCAGCCACAGCCCGCCCTCGTGCTCGGCCACCGCGAGGTCGAACCGCTGGCCGAGGTCCTCGAGCTCGAAGAGGTCCCACGACAGGCCACCCGACTGCTGCTGGCCCACCGGCTCCGACGGTGTGTCCAGGCCGAGCCGGATCGCGAGCTGCTGCATCAGCTGCTCGGTGCTCGCTCCCGGCACCGGCTGGATCAGCAACGACACCAGCGGCGATGCCTGGAAGGCCCCGGGCGCGACCTCGCTCCACCCCTCGGGACGCAGACCCGAGACGCCGAGCTCCTCGGACCTGAACGGGACCATCTCGACCTCGACCGCCCCTGCGGTGAACGGCGGCGCCTCCACCGCATCGACACAGGCGGTGTCCGGGGCACTTGCCGGATCATCGAAGAACTCCAGGCCCACCGCCAGGGCGCACTCCCGGGAGGCGAGCACACCGTGGCCGGTGGCGGGGAGCTCGACGACGGTCGCTGATTCGAGATGGTCGGCCACCGTGCGCCCCCACGCCGGTGGGGTGATCGGGTCGAGCGACCCGGCGAGGACGAGCGTGGGCACATCGCTGCTCACCGCCTCGTTCTCGACCTCGGGGGCCGCCCCCACGTCCCAGGTCTCGCAGACGTCGAACACGCCGGGGCCGAGGGTTGCCGCCGCCTCGAAGAACCTCCCGACGAGCGGCTGGTCCGCAGCCGCTGACTCGACCGAACCGGGATCTCCGAAGGCGATCTCCTCACGACACTGCACCGCGAGCTGCATCCCGATGCTGACCTGGTCGGACTGCTGGCTCAGCGCGCCGAGCAGCACTCCCACCGTCCCGGTCTCGCCCGCGGCGACCCCGTCGATCAGCTCAGGCAGATGAGCGGCCAGCTCGGTCGAGTACAGCGCCTGGAAGACGAACCCGACCAGGCCCGCACCGTCGAGCACCTCCTCGACACGCTCACCGGTCGACGCGTCGACGATCTCGACCGGTAGCGGGCGCTCGTCCAGGTCGTCCACCAGCGCCGCGAACCTCGTCTCGAGGTCCGGATGGCGCTCGGCGCATTCCAGGTCGGCCTCGCAGAGCTCGAACAGCTCGTCGACGGCCCGAGCCGCGTTGGCCGGGGCCTCCTCGTAGAGATCGGCGGTCAGCGGGTAGGCCGAGTCGAGCACCACCGACCGCACCCCCTCGGGGTGGTCGCGCAGGATCGTCTGCGCGAGCCGGGTGCCGTAGGAGATCCCGTAGAGGTTCCACTCGTCGTGGCCGAGCGACCGACGGAGCAGCTCGAGATCGGCCGCCGAGGCGGCGCTGTCGTAGTCAGAGAGGTCGACGCCCTGACCGACGAGTCGCTCGTGGCACTCCTCGAGCCTCGCCACGCCCTGCTCGGCCAGTTCGTCGGCGTCGAGCCCAGAGCCGAGGGACTCCTCGACCCAGCCGTCGTACTCGTCGCAGGCGAGAGACGGGCGGGCGAACCCGGTGCCACGCTGGTCGACCAGGATCACGTCGCGGGACTCTGCAAGGGGTTCGTAGAGGAACCCGAAGGTCATCGGCACCGGCTCGAGGGTCGACTGCCCGGGCCCCCCGGAGAGGTAGACGATCGGGTCCTCCGCCGGGGACTCGTGCGCGGAGCGCACCACCGCCACCGGCAGGGTCACGGTCTCGCCGTCGGGCTCGTCGTAGTCGGCCGGGACGTCGAACATCCCGCAGTCGATCTCGGCACCCGCCGGCACGTGGAAGGGACACACCCCCCAGCGCACCTCGTCGGGTTCGACCTCGGATACACCCCGATCAACGGTGGTGCTCGTCGGGTCGTCGCGCCCCGCGGCCGGGTCCGGGCCCCCACTCGTGTCGTCGCCGGTGCACGCCGCCATCAGCACCGTCGCCGCGACCAGCACCGTCGCCACCCTCGATGGCGTCGCCCTCGCCCACTTCATCGCCTGGTCTCCCTCCCTCGCCATCAGCCGGAACCGGTGCCGACAGCCTCGCGCCACTGAACCTGCTCGGTCGGTGTTCCTGTGGGAACTCGCCCACGTTTCTGTCACAATTCGCGTGTTGCGCGCTCGTTCCTCACGAACCAGCACCCGAGACCGGGAGAGGGAACCGTGAACGACCGACAGCGACGAGCAGCACTGTGGGGGATCATCGCCGTGGTGGGAGTGTTCGCACTCCTCGGCGGCATCGCCGTGGGTGGCGCCCTCAGCGACGACGGCGACGACGAGGTCGCCACGCCGGCTGGGTCCACTACCTCCACCACCTCGACCACCGCCGCCACCTCCTCCTCCACCACCTCGACGACCTCGACGACCGACCGAACGACGACCACCACCGAGGCAGACGAGACCGGGTCCGACGACTCGACGGATGACTCGAGCGACGACTCGGGGGATGACCCGGGCGACGGCGGGGTCGCACCAGCAGGTGGCGACACGGGGACGTGCGCCGACCCGCACCGCCAGGGCACCTGGGAGGTCGACGGACCGGGCGACTCCGGTGCGGTGACCAGCTTCGACGCTGTCGTCGGCCCCTGCTCCGGCGTGACCGTCGGCTTCGAGGGCGCCGCACCCGACGTCACCGTCGAGCGGTTCCCCGCGATCAACACCACCGTCGTCGAGTTCGACCACGACTGGCATCCCGACCGGCCCCGTCGACCCCGACTTCTACGACTTCGACCACTTCGACGAGGACCGGATCTGGCGGGCGATCCTCGCCCACCGCGACACCGGACTGGCAGTGGTGATGTACCACCCGCCCGAGCTCGGCTCGGACCTCGGCGCCCACGTCGACATCGACGGCGACCGCATGGACATCACCGTCCGCGAGCGCACCTCCGAGGACCCCGATCCGGTCGGGCGCTACGGCGGTGAGCCCTACCAGCGGACCCCGCGCGGCCCGTTCTGGGAGGGCCTGCTGCTGGATCTGGCCGTCGATGCCGAAGGATCCGGCACCGTGGTCGTCCAGGGCTACGCCAAGCCCTTCGAGGGCCACATCGAGGTCCACCTCTACGACCAGCGCGACGCGACCGAGGTGTGCGGCGAGTCGACCATGACCGACGGACCGATGTACATCTACTCCGAGTACGAGGTGCGCTGCCCGGGCCTCGACCCCGGCACCTACGACGTCGAGGTCGGCTGGCCAGGTGTCGCCGGCCCCGACGACGCCGTCTGGCACCTCGACGAGGTCACCGTCGCCGGCTGAGGCCGCTGCGGCTGCCCTGACCGCCACCCGCTAGGTTCGACCCGTGCGACGATGGCTGGCGATCGCGTGCGTGGGGCTCGTCGCCCTGGCGTGCACCGACGGCGAGAACGACCTTGAGCGGACCGAGACTGCCTCGACCGATGCGGCACGTGGGACCGGTGCGCCCGACACCACCGGCCCCACCGAGCCCTGGGACCCACCAGAGCATCGAATCACGATCGTCGACGGCCAGTGGGTCGACCGCACCACCGACGAGGTCTTCGTCCCCCGCGGGGTGAACATGGTCCGGTTCCACGACGGCCGCGACTCGACCTTCGTCACCCACGTGTTCGACCGCGAGCAGATGTCGGAGGACTTCGCCGCCCTGGCCGAGCGGGGCTACAACACGGTCCGGCTGTTCCTCGACGGTTGTGACACCGGCGAAGGATGCCTCACGATCTCCCGGGAAGTCCCCGGGCTCAACCCCGAGTACCTCGACGTGGTGGCCGAGGTGCTCGAGCTGGCCGACGAGCACGGCCTGGTGCTGCTGCTCACCGCCAACGACCTCCCCGATGGTGGCGGCTATGCCGAGCGCTCCGACCGTGGGAACAGCGAGCACTTCCCCGGATACCGAAACACCGCGTTCCTCACCGAAGCCGGCCACCGCGAGATGGTGACCTACTGGGGCGACCTCCTGCAGGGCCTGGTCGAGCGCCAGGCGCCGCTCGACGCCGTGTTCGCCTGGTCGATCCTGAACGAGCACTGGCTCTTCGCCGAACAGCCGCCACTGTCGCTCGACTCGGGTGAGGTCACCACCGCGACCGGCACCTACGACGTCTCCGACCCAGACCAGAAGCGGGCGATGGTCACCGATGCCACCAGGGCAATGATCCGCGACGTCAGCGACGAGATCCGACGCCACGATCCTGACGGGTTGGTGACCATGGGCTTCTTCGCCCCGAAGTTCCCCAACGAGACCATGATCGGCGGCGACTGGTACGTCGACACCGCCCCGCTGGTCGAGGACTCGGCTCTCGACTTCTTCGACTTCCACTCCTACCCGGGAACCGACATCACCATCGAGGCCAAGGCCGAGAACTTCGGAATGGATGAGTCGACCCCGGTGCTGATGGGCGAGGTCGGGCCCTTCATCGATCAGTACCCTGACATCGAGCGGGCGGCCCTCGCCGTGCAGCGCCACATCGCCGACTCGTGCGCCGTCGGGTTCGACGGATGGCTCTACTGGGCCTACGAGCGTCTCCCCATGTCCGACGCCACCTGGGGGTTCACCGACGACGGGGGACGCGTGCTCGACGCGCTGGCGCCGGTCAACCAACCAGACCCCTGCACCGCGACCCTCGCCGACCCCAACCTGGTCCTCGGTCGCCCCGCGAGTGCCTCCGCCGCCCTCCCCGAGAACCCGCCGGCGCTGGCCGTCGACGGCGACATCAGCACCTCGTGGGTGTCCGGAGCACACGCACCCCAACGGATCGAGATCGACCTGGACGAACCGTCGACCATCGCCACGATCCGCCTCCGGGTCGATCAACACCCACCGGGAGACACCGTCCACCTCATCGAGACCCGAGATCGGTCCGGAACGTGGAGCGAGGTGCACCGCTTCGAGGGGGATACCGAGTTCTTCGACGTGCTCGAGGCCACCTTCACCCCGCCGCTGACCGACGTGGACGGCGTGCGGATCACGACCGAATCGAGCCCATCGTGGGTGGCGTGGGCCGACGTCGAGGTCCGATCCCCGTGAACCCTGACGAGGTCGTGGTCGTGATGGGGGTGAGCGGAGCCGGGAAGACGACCATCGGACGCGAGCTGGCGAGCCGGACCGGCGCCCGGTTCGTCGAGGGCGATCGGTTGCACCCGCCCGAGAACGTCGAGCGGATGGCCAGCGGCGTCGCCCTCGACGACCGGACGCGCGCACCATGGCTCGACGCGCTCGCCGGCGAGATCGCCGCCGCCCACGAGCGGGGAGAAGCCACTGTGATCGCGGCGTCGGTCCTCCGACGCGCCTACCGCGACCGTTTGCGAGCTGCGGGGCCGGTCACCTTCGTGCTCCTGCTGGTCGAACCCGACGAGCTCGTGCGCCGGCTCGATGAACGGGACCACGAGTTCATGCCGCCCGGCCTGCTCGACGACCAGCTCGCAACGCTCGAACCCCCCGGGGCCGACGAGCCCGACGTCGTCGTCGTCGCCCCGACCGGCGGGATCGACAGCACGGTCGACGCCGTCCGGGACGCGCTCGGCT
The sequence above is drawn from the Acidimicrobiales bacterium genome and encodes:
- the dcd gene encoding dCTP deaminase, which codes for MILSDRTIREEIDAGRIAIDPFDPACVQPSSVDLHLDRYFRVFRNHTMGHIDVKANLEELTELVELPEGAEPFILHPGEFVLGSTAERVAVPDDLVARLEGKSSLGRLGLLIHSTAGFVDAGWNGQLTLELSNVASLPITLYPGMKIGQISFIRMTTPADQPYGSGTLGSKYQGQIGPRPSRYWENFNEG
- a CDS encoding alpha/beta fold hydrolase, whose translation is MTDADLDAVPDGEIRKQSVRIHGHDVTYRVAGEGPLVVLIHGIAGSSTTWRAVMPALAEHYTVIAPDLLGHGESAKPRGDYSLGAYASGIRDLLAVLDLGAATVIGHSLGGGIAMQFAYQFPERVQRLVLVASGGLGKEVSPLIKAVTLPGAEYVVPLLLHRKIRELGERPGAWAHRVGLRPTDTMSEIWRGYTTLTERRGQQAFIHTVRSVIDIAGQRVSAHDRLYLAEALPTMIVWGDRDRIIPVDHAYLTAEAIPNARLEILEGAGHFLPWRNADRFLPLLEDFLDTTTPVHVPESEWRDRLVSSHASDSVVAAGA
- a CDS encoding MerR family transcriptional regulator: MEDPDEDSPEYGLTELSTLSGVSARTIRYYQSIDVLPRPDRRGRQAVYGDDHLDRLRLIAELQDRGLTLGAISQFLGQRASPGISVGDWLGLDESLRGPWSEDRPRVLSDDELGDELGERPTGLRSRLERAGFIERQPEGWWLIRSPALLDLALQLSDAGIDIDVTGRATDLLRRRMSRAVDDLIDLFVERAGSGFPGQAAGPELETALGSLRPIAREAAGIILAHEIERGLRELFDAGPSAMRKHGSSRKNRRHR
- a CDS encoding alpha/beta fold hydrolase, with protein sequence MKWARATPSRVATVLVAATVLMAACTGDDTSGGPDPAAGRDDPTSTTVDRGVSEVEPDEVRWGVCPFHVPAGAEIDCGMFDVPADYDEPDGETVTLPVAVVRSAHESPAEDPIVYLSGGPGQSTLEPVPMTFGFLYEPLAESRDVILVDQRGTGFARPSLACDEYDGWVEESLGSGLDADELAEQGVARLEECHERLVGQGVDLSDYDSAASAADLELLRRSLGHDEWNLYGISYGTRLAQTILRDHPEGVRSVVLDSAYPLTADLYEEAPANAARAVDELFELCEADLECAERHPDLETRFAALVDDLDERPLPVEIVDASTGERVEEVLDGAGLVGFVFQALYSTELAAHLPELIDGVAAGETGTVGVLLGALSQQSDQVSIGMQLAVQCREEIAFGDPGSVESAAADQPLVGRFFEAAATLGPGVFDVCETWDVGAAPEVENEAVSSDVPTLVLAGSLDPITPPAWGRTVADHLESATVVELPATGHGVLASRECALAVGLEFFDDPASAPDTACVDAVEAPPFTAGAVEVEMVPFRSEELGVSGLRPEGWSEVAPGAFQASPLVSLLIQPVPGASTEQLMQQLAIRLGLDTPSEPVGQQQSGGLSWDLFELEDLGQRFDLAVAEHEGGLWLVQLVSTPERHDVHAAQVFAPALEAVEPVS
- a CDS encoding discoidin domain-containing protein, with the translated sequence MRRWLAIACVGLVALACTDGENDLERTETASTDAARGTGAPDTTGPTEPWDPPEHRITIVDGQWVDRTTDEVFVPRGVNMVRFHDGRDSTFVTHVFDREQMSEDFAALAERGYNTVRLFLDGCDTGEGCLTISREVPGLNPEYLDVVAEVLELADEHGLVLLLTANDLPDGGGYAERSDRGNSEHFPGYRNTAFLTEAGHREMVTYWGDLLQGLVERQAPLDAVFAWSILNEHWLFAEQPPLSLDSGEVTTATGTYDVSDPDQKRAMVTDATRAMIRDVSDEIRRHDPDGLVTMGFFAPKFPNETMIGGDWYVDTAPLVEDSALDFFDFHSYPGTDITIEAKAENFGMDESTPVLMGEVGPFIDQYPDIERAALAVQRHIADSCAVGFDGWLYWAYERLPMSDATWGFTDDGGRVLDALAPVNQPDPCTATLADPNLVLGRPASASAALPENPPALAVDGDISTSWVSGAHAPQRIEIDLDEPSTIATIRLRVDQHPPGDTVHLIETRDRSGTWSEVHRFEGDTEFFDVLEATFTPPLTDVDGVRITTESSPSWVAWADVEVRSP
- a CDS encoding gluconokinase, GntK/IdnK-type gives rise to the protein MNPDEVVVVMGVSGAGKTTIGRELASRTGARFVEGDRLHPPENVERMASGVALDDRTRAPWLDALAGEIAAAHERGEATVIAASVLRRAYRDRLRAAGPVTFVLLLVEPDELVRRLDERDHEFMPPGLLDDQLATLEPPGADEPDVVVVAPTGGIDSTVDAVRDALGSG